A genome region from Streptomyces sp. NBC_01296 includes the following:
- a CDS encoding nucleotide pyrophosphohydrolase yields MSDEQDVQHGDEPHPHERLHQLQRRLAAFAAARGWEPYHTPKNLAVALSVEASELVEIFQWLTPEQSAEVMEKPETAHRVADEVADVLAYLLQFCEVLEVDVLDALAAKIERNELRFPVTGPPTSNCHSSE; encoded by the coding sequence ATGAGCGATGAGCAGGACGTACAGCACGGGGACGAGCCGCACCCGCACGAGCGGCTGCACCAACTGCAGCGGCGGCTGGCCGCGTTCGCGGCGGCTCGCGGCTGGGAGCCTTACCACACGCCCAAGAACCTGGCCGTGGCGCTGAGCGTGGAGGCCTCCGAACTGGTCGAAATCTTCCAGTGGCTGACCCCGGAACAGTCGGCGGAGGTCATGGAGAAGCCGGAAACCGCGCACCGCGTGGCCGATGAGGTGGCCGACGTGCTGGCGTATCTGCTGCAGTTCTGTGAGGTCCTCGAGGTGGATGTGCTGGATGCGCTCGCCGCGAAGATCGAGAGGAACGAGCTCCGCTTCCCGGTGACAGGGCCTCCGACATCGAATTGTCACTCTTCGGAGTGA
- a CDS encoding AAA family ATPase, producing MDATLDAAEASASAALADTPAAAAPADDAVSPGPPADTARPVVHHRPAVTELRLSAFGAHRAAVFPLGPVTYLTGPSGSGKSQVLAAYEALAGLGSGATLEEAFPDPGARIPDRALPDGEGRRGFRIGCTVDGPAGPVRLDLAVQAEPALRIVGERLSAGGQILLSTALRDPGRRSVQASWLTGGAVGVTRAPLPDDRLGTALLPLRVAGATAGQRQVLAAAEQMVVALRSAFPCDPRPDRMRAPVPPGAGRLLGDCANLADVLRRTRHECGTRHALLTAAARTGCSGPVEGLDVRAPAHGPVTALLDRGSAGPATELGRLGAGELRFLALALVLLTGPGVLAMDPAAELLSARQALTVLADGFDRGLDRRQNAELLRLALLCCGRGHVRLVAAVGEETAAAARLSPGVAVVDLTP from the coding sequence ATGGACGCCACCTTGGACGCGGCGGAGGCCTCTGCCTCTGCCGCGTTAGCCGATACCCCTGCCGCCGCCGCCCCGGCCGACGACGCCGTGTCGCCCGGCCCGCCGGCCGATACCGCACGGCCCGTCGTGCACCACCGGCCCGCCGTCACCGAGTTGCGGCTCTCCGCCTTCGGGGCGCACCGCGCGGCCGTCTTCCCGCTCGGGCCCGTGACGTACCTCACCGGGCCCAGCGGCAGCGGCAAGTCCCAGGTCCTCGCCGCGTACGAGGCCCTGGCCGGGCTCGGATCCGGGGCCACCCTGGAGGAGGCGTTCCCCGACCCGGGGGCCCGGATCCCCGACCGGGCCCTGCCCGACGGCGAGGGGCGGCGCGGATTCCGCATCGGCTGCACCGTCGACGGCCCGGCCGGACCCGTCCGCCTCGACCTCGCCGTCCAGGCCGAACCCGCACTGCGGATCGTCGGCGAACGGCTCTCCGCGGGCGGGCAGATCCTGCTCAGCACCGCCCTGCGCGACCCCGGCCGACGCTCCGTACAGGCCTCCTGGCTGACCGGCGGGGCCGTCGGCGTCACCCGGGCCCCGCTGCCCGACGACCGGCTCGGCACCGCCCTGCTCCCGCTGCGCGTGGCCGGCGCCACGGCAGGACAGCGGCAGGTCCTCGCCGCCGCCGAGCAGATGGTGGTGGCCCTGCGCTCGGCGTTCCCCTGCGACCCGCGCCCGGACCGGATGCGGGCCCCCGTCCCGCCGGGCGCGGGCCGGCTGCTCGGCGACTGCGCCAACCTGGCCGACGTACTGCGCCGGACCCGCCACGAATGCGGCACCCGCCATGCGCTGCTGACGGCGGCGGCGCGGACCGGCTGTTCGGGCCCGGTGGAGGGCCTGGACGTACGGGCCCCCGCGCACGGCCCGGTCACGGCGCTGCTGGACCGCGGCTCCGCCGGGCCCGCCACGGAACTGGGCCGGCTGGGCGCGGGCGAGCTCCGGTTCCTCGCGCTGGCGCTGGTCCTGCTGACCGGCCCGGGGGTGCTGGCCATGGACCCGGCCGCCGAACTGCTCTCCGCCCGGCAGGCGCTGACCGTCCTCGCCGACGGTTTCGACCGCGGCCTGGACCGGCGGCAGAACGCAGAGCTGCTGCGGCTGGCCCTGCTGTGCTGCGGCCGCGGCCATGTCCGCCTGGTCGCCGCGGTGGGGGAGGAGACGGCCGCGGCCGCCCGCCTCAGCCCGGGCGTCGCGGTGGTAGACCTGACGCCATGA
- a CDS encoding cell division protein SepF has protein sequence MSRYDVTDEQWEGLAQVVPLRSRNEWPSRVDHRTIPTAPGPAAAEQRRFVVIRVQIFADAREVAEYLIAQIPVLLDLTGADSEVAKRILDFSSGVVFGLGSGMHRVDRNVFLLAPVGTEVEGIAAAAVPRS, from the coding sequence GTGAGCAGGTACGACGTCACGGACGAACAGTGGGAGGGGCTCGCGCAGGTGGTCCCCCTGCGCAGTCGCAACGAGTGGCCCTCCCGGGTGGACCACCGCACGATCCCCACGGCGCCGGGACCTGCCGCGGCGGAACAGCGGCGCTTCGTCGTGATCCGGGTCCAGATCTTCGCCGATGCCCGGGAGGTGGCCGAGTACCTGATCGCGCAGATCCCGGTGCTGCTCGACCTCACCGGCGCGGACAGCGAAGTGGCCAAGCGGATCCTCGACTTCAGCAGCGGCGTGGTCTTCGGACTGGGCAGCGGGATGCACCGGGTCGACCGGAACGTCTTCCTGCTGGCGCCCGTCGGGACCGAGGTCGAGGGGATCGCGGCCGCCGCCGTCCCCCGATCGTAG
- a CDS encoding DUF2470 domain-containing protein → MRMSGAAPATPAAGRPTDAERVRSVLAAAHSMTVVTEGLRSEVRHLDGADPMGRLHLHPGEPGGDGEHRPSIRLEFTDIAPTPVRDRVRARVTILGRLLSPYTDEGADSTCMEFGSAVLETAQGRSYVGIEELDAACPDPLAPYEAGILTHLLDDHAELVTLLLRLVQPLPTGAILRVLPLAMDRYGITLRLEQRRGHRDVRLPFPSPLDDVEQSGVQIQALFSAARRSSHRNSLPA, encoded by the coding sequence ATGCGCATGTCCGGTGCTGCCCCCGCCACCCCGGCCGCCGGCCGGCCCACCGACGCCGAGCGGGTCCGGTCGGTCCTGGCCGCCGCCCACTCCATGACCGTGGTCACCGAGGGGCTGCGCAGCGAGGTCCGCCACCTCGACGGGGCGGACCCGATGGGCCGGCTGCACCTGCACCCCGGCGAGCCCGGCGGCGACGGCGAGCACCGGCCGTCGATCCGGCTGGAGTTCACCGACATCGCCCCCACCCCCGTGCGGGACCGGGTGCGCGCCCGCGTCACGATCCTGGGCCGGCTGCTCTCGCCCTACACGGACGAAGGCGCCGACTCCACCTGCATGGAATTCGGCAGCGCCGTCCTCGAGACCGCGCAGGGCCGCTCGTACGTCGGCATCGAAGAGCTCGACGCGGCCTGCCCCGATCCGCTCGCGCCGTACGAGGCCGGGATTCTCACCCACCTCCTCGACGACCACGCCGAACTCGTCACCCTCCTGCTGCGCCTGGTCCAGCCGCTGCCCACCGGCGCGATCCTGCGCGTACTGCCGCTCGCCATGGACCGGTACGGGATCACCCTGCGCCTGGAGCAGCGGCGCGGACACCGCGACGTACGGCTGCCGTTCCCCTCGCCGCTCGACGACGTCGAGCAGTCCGGGGTGCAGATCCAGGCCCTGTTCAGCGCGGCCCGGCGGAGCTCGCACCGCAACAGCCTGCCCGCCTGA